A genomic region of Rhodohalobacter sp. 614A contains the following coding sequences:
- a CDS encoding histone deacetylase family protein gives MRVSYTPEYVAPLPDGHIFPMKKFSGLYEHLIAKGIITDSNVVEPSLVDFVNLNLVHTTRYSNGLWSGELSAKEIRKLGLPWSKELAVRSRLAVQGTINAAVMALQDGISGNLAGGTHHAMPDGGEGFCVFNDVAVAIKVLKQAKWMKNVLVIDCDVHQGNGTAEIFKNDDDVYTFSIHGEKNYPFVKPPSTYDIGMPDGTGDQLYINTLTDALSKIFEDFTPDLVFYLAGIDPLESDHFGRLSLSLNGLLERERLVIETVTQKEVPLVLLLSGGYAPTLQQTVEAHSIMYQEAKEISKPYFH, from the coding sequence TTGCGTGTTAGTTATACTCCGGAGTATGTAGCTCCATTGCCGGACGGACATATCTTCCCGATGAAAAAGTTTTCAGGTTTGTATGAACACCTGATTGCAAAAGGAATTATTACCGATTCAAATGTTGTAGAACCAAGTCTCGTAGATTTTGTGAATCTCAATTTGGTTCATACAACTCGCTATTCCAATGGATTATGGTCAGGCGAATTGTCTGCAAAAGAGATCCGAAAACTTGGTTTGCCGTGGTCTAAAGAGTTGGCTGTTCGCTCCAGACTTGCTGTTCAGGGTACCATTAACGCTGCTGTTATGGCCTTACAGGATGGGATTTCCGGAAACCTTGCCGGTGGAACTCACCATGCCATGCCTGACGGCGGAGAAGGTTTTTGCGTTTTTAATGATGTTGCCGTTGCCATAAAAGTTTTAAAACAGGCAAAATGGATGAAGAATGTTTTAGTGATTGATTGTGACGTTCACCAGGGAAACGGAACTGCCGAAATTTTCAAAAATGATGATGATGTTTATACATTTTCGATCCACGGAGAAAAGAATTATCCATTTGTTAAACCACCGTCCACTTACGATATTGGCATGCCAGACGGCACTGGAGATCAACTGTATATAAATACTTTAACAGACGCGTTGAGCAAAATATTTGAAGATTTTACTCCTGATCTGGTTTTCTATCTTGCAGGAATTGATCCGCTGGAAAGCGATCATTTTGGAAGATTATCGTTGAGCCTGAATGGATTACTGGAACGTGAGAGGCTTGTAATAGAAACGGTAACTCAAAAAGAGGTTCCATTGGTTCTCCTGTTATCCGGTGGATATGCGCCAACACTCCAGCAAACCGTTGAGGCACATTCAATTATGTATCAAGAAGCAAAGGAAATTTCGAAGCCTTACTTTCACTAA
- the aroE gene encoding shikimate dehydrogenase encodes MVVSFDDFKTSTVPNNKIYAVIGHPISHSLSPIMHQTALDHYGIDAAYIALDLSQSQLHEFISWCNHDNFLGCNITIPHKEAFNEIVDEIDPFAKEVGVVNTLVKKNYKLIGYNTDVYGFLQPLKPFLHETTYSRAIIFGTGGASRAVKTALESEGFEELIFVSRKPHRRNIYSEQTSIKIVDYNQWQSFASEAELFVNTTPVGMYPNSNKTFLRDDEAKFLEGKICYDLVYNPLKTKFLQLAEAHGANCINGLDMLIYQGSKSFELWTGNEFPVDKIRNKLTDSLKVTQ; translated from the coding sequence ATGGTTGTTTCATTTGATGATTTCAAAACATCCACCGTTCCAAATAATAAAATTTATGCGGTTATTGGCCATCCTATCAGCCATTCTCTTTCGCCAATTATGCATCAAACGGCATTAGACCATTATGGGATTGATGCTGCATACATCGCCCTGGATTTGTCTCAATCGCAGCTTCATGAGTTTATCTCATGGTGTAACCACGACAATTTTCTGGGATGCAACATCACCATTCCGCATAAAGAAGCGTTTAATGAAATTGTGGATGAGATTGATCCTTTTGCTAAAGAAGTGGGAGTTGTAAATACTCTTGTGAAAAAAAATTATAAACTAATCGGTTATAACACAGATGTTTATGGTTTTTTACAACCCCTGAAACCATTTCTTCATGAAACAACTTATTCACGTGCTATTATATTCGGAACCGGTGGAGCCAGCAGGGCAGTGAAAACCGCGCTTGAATCAGAAGGATTTGAAGAGCTTATTTTTGTATCGCGAAAACCTCACAGACGGAATATTTACAGTGAACAAACTTCTATAAAAATTGTTGACTATAACCAATGGCAATCTTTTGCGAGTGAAGCGGAGCTTTTTGTAAATACAACTCCCGTTGGGATGTATCCGAATTCAAATAAAACATTTCTCAGAGATGACGAGGCCAAATTTTTGGAAGGTAAAATTTGCTATGATCTCGTTTATAATCCTCTCAAAACGAAATTCCTACAGTTAGCAGAAGCACATGGAGCAAACTGTATTAATGGATTAGATATGTTGATATACCAGGGTAGCAAATCATTTGAACTATGGACCGGAAACGAGTTTCCCGTGGATAAAATCAGGAACAAACTGACGGATTCTTTAAAAGTTACTCAATGA
- the pssA gene encoding CDP-diacylglycerol--serine O-phosphatidyltransferase, whose translation MKYPIQKKRFRNRFKKRKIKPLPKIVVPSFFTLMNLFCGFLSILLVHEGNFVTGAWLIVLAGMFDVLDGFMARLTNSTSEFGMELDSVSDVISFAAAPGFFVYNFAFHELGIIGILLSALAPLCGAIRLARFNVESKISEIDYFRGLPTPAFAIMISAFYLTFRNRLDWFSGFEHGIISVLIPVVIVLAFLMVSTVPFDKIPRFDRASIKKYKNRLILLVVYFILIIVLQDIGLMIVFSFFILKGLALGAYIFWKQAFTDDPNPLEDGI comes from the coding sequence ATGAAATACCCTATCCAAAAAAAACGATTCAGAAACCGATTCAAGAAGCGGAAAATAAAACCTCTTCCCAAAATTGTTGTCCCCAGTTTTTTTACTTTAATGAATCTCTTTTGTGGATTTCTCTCCATTCTTTTGGTTCATGAGGGAAATTTCGTGACAGGTGCCTGGCTGATTGTTTTAGCCGGCATGTTTGATGTACTTGACGGTTTCATGGCCCGTCTCACAAACTCAACCAGCGAATTCGGGATGGAACTTGATTCGGTAAGCGATGTCATTTCTTTTGCTGCCGCCCCGGGTTTCTTCGTCTATAATTTTGCATTTCATGAACTTGGAATCATTGGGATCTTATTGAGTGCGCTTGCGCCGCTATGTGGAGCCATCAGGCTGGCCAGGTTTAATGTAGAGTCCAAAATAAGTGAAATTGACTATTTCCGTGGATTGCCCACTCCGGCATTTGCCATCATGATTTCTGCGTTCTATCTCACATTCAGAAACAGGTTAGACTGGTTTTCAGGATTTGAGCATGGAATCATTTCTGTGCTAATCCCGGTTGTTATCGTTCTCGCTTTTTTGATGGTCAGCACGGTACCATTCGATAAAATTCCGCGGTTTGACAGAGCTTCAATCAAAAAATACAAAAACCGACTCATCCTGCTCGTCGTTTATTTCATCCTCATAATTGTCTTACAGGATATTGGCCTGATGATTGTCTTTTCCTTCTTCATTTTAAAAGGACTGGCCCTAGGCGCTTATATATTTTGGAAACAGGCCTTTACGGACGATCCTAATCCCCTTGAAGACGGCATTTAA
- a CDS encoding SRPBCC family protein gives MAHERIEVDLPLAKVYELLCNPVHFPKFLDRIDNVEKVNSQTFNYTTTIGGEEFQWTTNIIDNLRNTRFAWITINGNLNQTGTIRFTPLDNGERTRVDFSLDYRTFFGEAEEDLANFIDGLPDQLAKDLQKFKKLAETDTFKDATVGESEKTESEVTA, from the coding sequence ATGGCGCACGAAAGAATTGAAGTAGACTTACCTTTAGCCAAAGTTTACGAATTATTATGCAATCCTGTTCATTTTCCAAAGTTTCTCGATCGTATCGATAATGTTGAGAAAGTTAATTCCCAAACTTTCAATTACACAACTACTATTGGTGGCGAAGAGTTTCAATGGACAACCAATATAATCGATAATTTGAGAAATACCCGATTTGCCTGGATTACAATTAATGGCAATTTAAATCAAACTGGAACAATCCGTTTCACACCACTTGATAATGGAGAGAGAACCCGGGTTGATTTTTCTTTGGATTACCGAACATTTTTTGGTGAAGCAGAAGAAGACTTGGCTAATTTTATTGATGGTTTACCAGATCAACTCGCTAAAGATCTGCAAAAATTCAAAAAACTTGCAGAAACGGATACGTTTAAAGACGCAACTGTAGGAGAGTCTGAAAAAACGGAAAGCGAAGTTACTGCTTAA
- a CDS encoding succinylglutamate desuccinylase/aspartoacylase family protein, with protein sequence MPDIIEINGEKIGRGEKKELDLKIARLPTYTNIDLPVRVIRAKEPGPVVLLTGGLHGDEINGIEIVRSLLANKYLNLEKGSIIAIPLMNVYGFIQNARGVPDGKDINRSFPGSKSGSLAKLVAYTIMNQIIPKIDFGIDFHTGGSSRSNYPQIRCVLDIEKNLELAKAFAPPIILHSPLIDKSFRKAAYKKRKHILVYETGESMRFDENGIQEGINGTLRLLKHLGMIDEAPEPHHPEIYEKSDWARASFAGLYHAKVKLGDYVEKGMILGFITDPYGNEKKKVKSRFDGRIIGINNCPVVHKGDAILHIATQRRQ encoded by the coding sequence ATGCCTGATATTATCGAAATTAACGGGGAAAAAATTGGCAGGGGTGAAAAGAAGGAGTTAGATCTTAAAATTGCCCGGTTACCAACTTATACAAATATCGATCTGCCGGTGAGAGTCATCAGGGCAAAAGAGCCCGGACCTGTAGTATTATTGACCGGCGGGCTTCACGGAGATGAAATAAATGGTATTGAAATTGTTCGTAGCCTATTGGCTAACAAATACTTAAACCTTGAGAAAGGATCGATTATTGCGATTCCGTTAATGAATGTTTATGGTTTTATACAGAATGCGAGGGGCGTTCCGGATGGGAAAGATATTAACCGAAGTTTTCCCGGTAGTAAATCCGGATCTTTAGCAAAATTAGTGGCTTACACCATCATGAATCAGATCATTCCAAAAATAGATTTTGGGATTGATTTCCATACGGGCGGAAGCAGCCGATCTAATTATCCCCAGATTCGTTGTGTTCTGGATATAGAAAAGAATCTTGAGCTGGCCAAAGCATTTGCACCGCCGATTATTCTTCATTCCCCGTTAATCGATAAATCATTCCGAAAAGCAGCTTATAAAAAGCGTAAGCACATTCTGGTTTATGAAACCGGTGAATCCATGAGATTTGACGAAAATGGAATTCAGGAAGGAATAAACGGTACTCTAAGGCTCTTAAAACATTTGGGAATGATAGATGAAGCCCCCGAACCGCATCATCCTGAAATCTACGAGAAATCAGACTGGGCGAGAGCTTCGTTTGCCGGTTTGTATCATGCTAAAGTAAAACTGGGTGATTACGTTGAGAAAGGAATGATTTTGGGATTTATTACTGATCCGTATGGAAATGAAAAGAAAAAAGTTAAAAGTCGTTTTGATGGACGGATTATCGGAATTAATAATTGCCCGGTCGTTCATAAAGGCGATGCCATTCTACACATAGCAACACAAAGAAGACAATAA
- a CDS encoding ATP-dependent zinc protease family protein has translation MQENDKKITIGRIEKIDLPNLSLFNLDAKIDTGAYTSSLHCHHIEPFKKDGKDWVRFYVLDPDHPEYEETQYECPIFKIKPVKSSNAQVEERVVIKQKTKFSRYHRTIELSLTNRSEMKYPVLIGRKFLTGHFIVDVSKKFLLK, from the coding sequence TTGCAGGAAAACGATAAGAAAATAACAATTGGCCGGATCGAAAAGATAGACTTGCCCAATCTGTCTTTGTTCAACCTTGATGCCAAGATAGACACTGGAGCTTATACCTCAAGCCTTCATTGCCATCATATAGAACCGTTTAAAAAAGACGGTAAAGATTGGGTCAGATTTTACGTATTGGATCCGGATCATCCGGAATATGAAGAGACACAATACGAATGTCCGATTTTTAAAATAAAGCCGGTTAAAAGTTCAAATGCTCAGGTTGAAGAACGCGTGGTAATCAAGCAGAAAACCAAATTCTCACGATATCACAGAACAATTGAGTTATCCCTTACGAACCGGTCGGAGATGAAATATCCTGTACTTATAGGACGTAAGTTTTTAACAGGACATTTTATTGTAGATGTATCTAAAAAATTTTTATTAAAATAG
- the pgeF gene encoding peptidoglycan editing factor PgeF, translating into MNIIRPSIFSDCPKITAAFTEANRSLYHHRPISGLDLGINTITETTDLDENYKNLLQFLGLQENSIALANQVHGTNIEIVDQPGIYENTDGLITKIPDLPIGIQVADCAAVLIADDICGVIGAFHAGWRGAISNIIPKGLEMMKSIGGQLVNYKIYISPCISEARFEVGEEVAEQFPDFFVDRSTYSKPHVDLKSFLTHQLIDAGIKMDQIEISTACTMQDERYFSYRREREKAGRMLGLINLNKN; encoded by the coding sequence ATGAACATCATCAGGCCATCCATTTTTTCTGATTGCCCGAAGATTACGGCCGCTTTTACAGAAGCGAATCGTTCACTTTATCATCATCGTCCAATTTCTGGTCTCGATTTAGGAATCAATACAATCACAGAAACAACTGATCTCGACGAAAACTATAAAAATCTTCTGCAATTTTTAGGGTTACAAGAGAATTCCATAGCCCTGGCAAACCAGGTTCATGGGACAAATATTGAGATTGTTGACCAACCCGGTATCTACGAAAATACAGACGGGTTAATCACGAAAATCCCGGATCTACCAATTGGAATACAAGTTGCCGATTGTGCTGCCGTTTTAATAGCCGATGATATTTGTGGCGTGATCGGAGCATTTCATGCAGGATGGCGCGGTGCAATTTCAAATATTATTCCGAAGGGATTGGAAATGATGAAATCCATTGGCGGACAATTGGTTAACTATAAAATCTATATTAGTCCTTGCATATCAGAAGCCAGGTTTGAAGTGGGAGAGGAGGTTGCCGAGCAATTCCCGGATTTCTTTGTTGACAGATCCACTTATTCTAAACCACATGTAGATTTAAAAAGTTTTTTGACACATCAACTAATTGATGCAGGTATAAAAATGGACCAAATTGAAATCTCCACGGCATGTACTATGCAGGATGAACGATATTTTTCATATCGCAGAGAACGAGAAAAGGCGGGCCGAATGTTAGGCTTAATAAATTTGAATAAGAATTGA
- the rimK gene encoding 30S ribosomal protein S6--L-glutamate ligase, whose protein sequence is MSDSQLTIVILSRNKNLYSSKRLIESIEMRGHKALVLDHLKCDIVIEQDKPAIYYNGEKIKDVAAVIPRIGASVTFYGASVVRQFEMMNVPSAVESQALVRSRDKLRSLQILARSNVGMPKTVFTNYSKEVTKIIDSVGGAPLIVKLLEGTQGYGVVLAPTKKAAESMIEAFHSMKARVIVQEFISEAKGADIRAFVIGNKVVGAMKRQGKEGEFRSNLHQGGSGTLIKLSKEEKELALTAAKAMNLSIAGVDMLQSDRGPLILEVNSSPGLEGIEKATGKDIAIEVIKYVEKLIERSKKNNGRRRLKSDA, encoded by the coding sequence ATGTCAGACAGTCAATTAACCATAGTCATACTATCAAGAAACAAGAATCTTTATTCATCGAAACGCCTCATTGAAAGTATTGAAATGAGAGGGCATAAAGCTCTCGTTTTAGATCATCTGAAGTGTGACATTGTTATTGAACAGGACAAACCGGCCATCTATTACAATGGAGAAAAAATTAAGGATGTTGCGGCTGTAATTCCCAGAATAGGTGCATCTGTAACTTTTTACGGCGCATCCGTTGTTCGTCAGTTTGAAATGATGAACGTGCCTTCAGCGGTTGAATCACAAGCTTTGGTCCGATCAAGAGATAAGCTCAGAAGCCTTCAGATTTTAGCCAGGTCAAATGTGGGAATGCCTAAAACGGTTTTCACAAACTACAGTAAGGAAGTCACAAAAATTATTGATAGTGTTGGCGGAGCTCCTTTAATCGTCAAATTACTTGAAGGAACGCAAGGTTATGGAGTTGTGCTCGCACCAACCAAAAAAGCTGCAGAATCGATGATTGAGGCTTTTCACAGCATGAAAGCCCGCGTGATTGTTCAGGAATTCATTTCAGAAGCAAAAGGTGCCGATATACGTGCGTTTGTGATTGGAAATAAGGTTGTCGGGGCGATGAAACGCCAGGGCAAAGAAGGAGAATTTCGATCAAATTTGCACCAGGGGGGAAGCGGCACTCTCATAAAATTAAGTAAAGAAGAAAAAGAACTCGCACTAACGGCTGCCAAAGCGATGAATTTGTCCATCGCAGGAGTTGACATGCTTCAATCAGACCGTGGCCCTTTAATTTTGGAAGTGAATTCATCACCAGGGCTTGAAGGCATCGAAAAAGCGACGGGGAAAGATATTGCCATTGAAGTGATCAAATATGTTGAGAAATTGATTGAACGTTCCAAAAAGAACAATGGACGCCGTAGATTGAAAAGCGATGCCTGA
- the rseP gene encoding RIP metalloprotease RseP, producing MDWIVNISSTILIFIAAIFILVTFHELGHFLAAKFFKMRVNKFSIGFPPKIFGFRKGETEYVVGATPLGGYVQIAGMIDESMDDSFLEEEVKPDEFRSRPVWQRIIVILAGVIFNMILAVLIYTGMTWSYGETMLPVSSVESVYIEESSLAYEIGFRTGDQLIGINGERVEHFNDLFNPAALTDRDLSFMVNRSGETVNITPPPNFLDRINQEGRFIHETLSLPSSISNVMEDSPAEGAGLQAGDKIVSVNREPVNYWVQLVDHIQEAEGSLQLEIDRNGELIQTEVTPDPETNQIGIQSPNPLEFFEYERKTYNIAQSFVIGLDNTNDTFFGIIQGLGRMFSGDISVRENLGGPVAIASITREATDAAGWRGFWNITAFLSVTLAIMNMLPIPALDGGHFMFLAYEGITRREPSPKVRMALQQLGFILLIGLFILITFNDILRTFGG from the coding sequence ATGGATTGGATTGTAAATATATCTTCTACAATTCTCATTTTTATAGCTGCAATATTTATTCTTGTCACCTTTCACGAATTGGGACATTTTCTTGCGGCTAAGTTTTTCAAAATGAGAGTGAATAAATTTTCTATTGGATTTCCTCCTAAAATTTTTGGCTTCCGAAAAGGAGAGACCGAATACGTAGTTGGTGCTACACCTCTTGGCGGTTATGTACAGATTGCCGGTATGATTGATGAATCCATGGACGATTCTTTTCTTGAGGAGGAAGTAAAACCCGATGAATTTCGTAGCCGTCCTGTCTGGCAGCGAATTATTGTAATTCTTGCCGGTGTAATTTTTAATATGATTCTGGCAGTGCTGATTTACACAGGAATGACCTGGAGCTATGGTGAAACAATGCTGCCTGTTTCATCTGTAGAAAGTGTCTATATCGAAGAAAGCTCGTTGGCTTATGAAATCGGCTTTCGTACAGGCGACCAGCTCATTGGGATAAATGGCGAACGTGTAGAACATTTCAATGATCTTTTTAACCCTGCTGCTTTAACTGACAGGGATTTGAGTTTTATGGTAAATCGTAGTGGAGAAACTGTTAATATCACTCCACCTCCCAATTTTTTGGATAGGATTAATCAAGAAGGCCGATTTATTCATGAAACGCTCAGTTTGCCAAGTTCCATTTCCAATGTAATGGAAGACAGTCCTGCTGAAGGTGCGGGTTTGCAGGCAGGAGATAAGATTGTCTCAGTAAATAGAGAACCTGTAAACTACTGGGTTCAATTGGTTGACCATATCCAGGAGGCTGAAGGAAGTTTACAACTCGAAATTGATCGAAATGGAGAGTTGATTCAAACGGAGGTTACTCCGGATCCGGAGACAAATCAAATTGGTATTCAATCTCCAAATCCTTTGGAATTTTTCGAATACGAGCGAAAAACCTACAACATTGCTCAATCATTTGTAATTGGCCTGGACAACACAAATGATACATTTTTTGGAATTATTCAGGGCTTGGGCAGAATGTTCTCGGGCGATATTTCCGTTAGGGAAAATTTAGGCGGACCTGTGGCTATTGCCAGCATCACAAGAGAAGCAACGGATGCTGCCGGTTGGCGCGGATTCTGGAACATTACTGCCTTTTTGAGCGTGACGCTCGCTATTATGAATATGCTGCCCATTCCGGCTTTGGATGGTGGACATTTTATGTTCCTGGCTTACGAGGGCATTACGCGCAGAGAACCCTCACCCAAAGTACGAATGGCACTACAACAGCTTGGATTTATTCTTTTGATAGGTCTCTTCATCCTGATAACCTTCAACGATATACTTCGCACATTCGGGGGTTAA
- a CDS encoding phosphatidylserine decarboxylase family protein has protein sequence MFAKEGYSTIFVVFLFSISVAVAVSFGPPWLGYIFYPLLIILCGLILYFFRDPKRNPPTDDSLIISPADGRVVLIQETEEHEYMGGPATQISIFLSPLDVHVNRVPISGDLEYVKYYPGKYLMAWEDHASEMNERAHFGVKHASGMKILFKQITGFMARRIVYHLEEGDQIKVGQRFGIMKFGSRMDVLLPKHIKIKVKKGDRTVAGESVLAVVE, from the coding sequence ATGTTCGCTAAAGAAGGTTACAGCACCATTTTTGTTGTTTTTCTATTTAGCATTTCAGTGGCGGTTGCCGTTTCGTTTGGTCCGCCCTGGCTTGGATATATTTTTTATCCATTGCTAATTATTCTTTGTGGGCTCATTCTTTATTTTTTCAGAGATCCGAAGCGAAATCCACCAACCGATGACAGTCTTATCATTTCTCCGGCAGACGGCCGGGTGGTTCTTATTCAGGAAACGGAAGAACATGAATATATGGGCGGACCTGCTACCCAAATCAGCATTTTTCTTTCGCCTCTTGATGTGCATGTAAATCGCGTTCCTATAAGTGGTGATCTGGAATACGTTAAATATTATCCCGGAAAATACCTGATGGCTTGGGAAGATCATGCCTCCGAAATGAATGAGAGAGCCCATTTTGGAGTTAAACATGCCAGTGGGATGAAAATTCTATTTAAACAAATAACCGGATTTATGGCGCGTCGAATTGTTTATCACCTGGAAGAGGGGGATCAAATAAAAGTCGGTCAGCGGTTTGGTATTATGAAATTTGGTTCCAGGATGGATGTATTACTTCCCAAACACATAAAAATTAAAGTTAAAAAAGGGGACAGAACTGTAGCCGGTGAATCTGTTCTGGCTGTGGTTGAATAG
- a CDS encoding alanine racemase → MSFINRQQQPILILDTKRCKRNIARMAERAKEANCVFRPHFKTHQSQTVGRWFRDVGVSGITVSSVSMAQYFAEDGWDDITIAFPFFPKQIDGLRQLELKAKLRLFVNSTEHLELLNRELKNPFQFFIEIDPDYGRSGIHYKNVDLIKKLIQSSERFENASFHGFYIHDGRTYGSRGIDEIKNAINPTIDILLNLKKQFPEAKISLGDTPSASVSDRLHEMDEMTPGNLVFYDYMQVQIGSCNLDDVALFAVLPVGQTFPKSDRSILHGGAVHLSKEFIITNEQKNFGQIVDYSLDADVKEVNGLFLKALSQEHGTLNGLPPVERDSVWLCPIHSCLTANLHRNYFTPEGQTISKRVLS, encoded by the coding sequence ATGAGTTTTATCAACCGTCAACAACAGCCAATCCTCATCCTCGATACAAAGCGTTGTAAACGAAATATCGCCCGAATGGCAGAACGCGCAAAGGAGGCAAATTGCGTTTTTCGGCCACATTTTAAAACCCATCAATCCCAAACGGTCGGACGTTGGTTCAGGGATGTCGGTGTATCGGGAATTACAGTTTCGTCGGTATCCATGGCTCAATATTTTGCTGAAGACGGTTGGGATGATATTACCATTGCATTTCCATTCTTTCCGAAGCAAATCGACGGACTCCGGCAGTTGGAATTAAAAGCCAAATTGAGACTTTTTGTTAACTCCACTGAACATCTCGAGCTTCTTAATCGGGAGCTTAAAAACCCTTTTCAATTCTTTATAGAAATTGATCCAGACTATGGAAGAAGCGGTATCCACTACAAAAATGTTGATCTGATTAAAAAATTGATTCAATCATCAGAAAGGTTTGAAAATGCGAGTTTCCATGGCTTTTATATCCATGATGGCCGAACATACGGTTCGCGAGGAATCGATGAAATCAAAAATGCCATCAACCCTACAATTGATATTTTGCTTAATCTGAAAAAGCAATTTCCTGAAGCCAAAATTTCATTGGGAGATACGCCTTCAGCCAGTGTATCTGATCGTCTCCATGAGATGGATGAAATGACTCCGGGAAACTTAGTTTTTTACGATTACATGCAGGTACAAATTGGTAGTTGTAATCTTGATGACGTCGCCTTATTTGCTGTTCTTCCTGTGGGACAAACATTTCCAAAATCAGACAGGTCAATTCTTCACGGTGGCGCTGTCCATTTGTCAAAAGAATTTATTATTACCAACGAACAAAAGAATTTTGGACAGATTGTTGACTATTCTTTGGATGCAGATGTTAAAGAAGTCAATGGATTATTTTTAAAAGCTCTCTCACAAGAACACGGCACATTAAACGGCCTTCCTCCGGTTGAGAGGGACTCTGTATGGCTCTGCCCTATTCACTCTTGTCTGACCGCAAATTTGCATAGAAATTACTTCACTCCTGAAGGCCAAACCATTTCTAAGAGAGTTTTATCATGA
- a CDS encoding 1-deoxy-D-xylulose-5-phosphate reductoisomerase has product MPEKKIAIFGATGSIGTQALDILKKKPNLYQVDVLTANNNYQSLAEQANLFQPSCVILANEAHKDEFRKYLNYSPQHLEFGQSALEEVAANYEYDLLLNSLVGFAGFMSTYIALKRKKRVALANKESLVVGGEIITKLPAFNEGFLVPVDSEHSAMMQCIEGESMESIQKIIITASGGPFWEYSAEQMKEITVEDALKHPNWDMGSKITIDSSTMMNKGLEIIEAHWLFTIPVEKIEPVIHPQSIIHSIVEFVDGSSKAQLGPPDMKVPIIYALTYPDREPYPNKTLDYSNNLELEFRPVDFEKFPCLRLAMESAEEGGFAPAVLNAANEIAIERFLSKEIHYIDIPKIIEKSLEKITSNKELTPASLMIIDKETRNYANSLLR; this is encoded by the coding sequence TTGCCCGAAAAAAAAATTGCCATATTTGGAGCTACCGGTTCAATTGGAACCCAGGCTCTCGACATTCTCAAAAAAAAACCGAACCTCTACCAGGTTGATGTCCTGACGGCCAATAACAATTATCAAAGTCTCGCTGAACAGGCAAATCTATTTCAGCCGTCTTGTGTGATTCTTGCGAATGAAGCTCATAAAGATGAATTCAGGAAATATCTAAACTACTCTCCCCAACATCTTGAATTCGGCCAGTCCGCACTTGAAGAAGTCGCTGCAAATTATGAGTATGATTTACTTCTGAACAGCCTCGTTGGATTTGCTGGTTTTATGTCTACATACATCGCCCTGAAGCGGAAAAAGAGAGTTGCTCTGGCCAATAAAGAATCACTTGTTGTGGGAGGGGAGATCATCACAAAATTACCTGCCTTCAACGAAGGTTTTTTAGTTCCGGTTGATTCCGAACATTCTGCCATGATGCAATGTATTGAAGGCGAGAGTATGGAATCGATCCAAAAAATTATCATCACAGCAAGCGGCGGACCATTTTGGGAATACTCTGCTGAACAGATGAAAGAAATTACAGTCGAAGATGCTCTAAAACATCCGAACTGGGATATGGGATCGAAGATCACGATTGATTCTTCAACCATGATGAATAAGGGGCTGGAAATCATTGAGGCTCATTGGCTTTTTACAATTCCGGTTGAGAAAATTGAACCGGTTATCCATCCCCAAAGTATTATTCATTCTATCGTAGAGTTTGTGGATGGATCATCCAAAGCACAATTGGGCCCGCCCGATATGAAAGTTCCGATTATTTATGCACTTACATATCCTGATCGCGAACCATATCCCAATAAAACCCTGGACTATTCCAACAATTTAGAATTGGAATTCAGGCCTGTTGATTTCGAAAAGTTTCCCTGCCTTCGGCTTGCTATGGAATCGGCAGAGGAGGGAGGCTTTGCACCGGCCGTATTAAACGCCGCAAATGAAATTGCTATCGAACGATTTTTAAGCAAGGAAATTCACTATATTGATATCCCGAAAATCATAGAAAAATCACTTGAAAAAATTACCTCAAACAAGGAATTAACGCCAGCCTCGTTAATGATCATTGATAAAGAAACGCGTAATTATGCAAACTCGTTACTAAGATAA